From a single Granulicella aggregans genomic region:
- a CDS encoding acyltransferase family protein — protein sequence MIPARTIKAPRLLSLDVLRGATVALMILVNNAGAASIAYGELRHSAWNGCSLADVVFPMFLFIVGASIAIALPRRLERGDTQVAVLAQVLRRAAVIAAIGLALNALPMFHMGELRYYGVLQRIALCYLFASVIFLYGRAPACAAVVVMALVGYRLLLCDVPVPGFGLPGIDVPLLDPRGNLTAWLDRRLVPVTHLYHQGFYDPEGLLSTLPAVATTLFGTLSALWLRGETSERRKAVWLLLCGVLLLGGGLAWGQSFPLNKRLWTSSFVLFNAGLDIVLLAALYRGIDCRGERDSRLRKSLVPWLAFGSNALTAYIFSEVLAVLLSAIPVGHQETLQQWLFRLIPPGLGSPAFLSLIYSLLFVAVCFVPVLGLYRRKIFIKL from the coding sequence ATGATTCCTGCGAGAACGATCAAGGCTCCCCGTCTACTTTCGCTCGATGTGCTGCGTGGTGCCACGGTGGCGCTCATGATCCTGGTCAACAACGCCGGGGCCGCGTCGATCGCTTATGGGGAGCTGCGTCACTCGGCCTGGAACGGATGCAGCCTGGCGGATGTCGTGTTTCCAATGTTCCTGTTCATCGTGGGGGCTTCCATCGCGATTGCGCTGCCGCGCAGGCTGGAGCGAGGGGATACGCAGGTTGCGGTGCTCGCGCAGGTGCTTCGACGTGCGGCAGTGATCGCAGCGATCGGGCTGGCGTTGAACGCTCTGCCGATGTTTCACATGGGTGAGCTGCGGTACTATGGCGTGCTGCAACGGATCGCGCTGTGCTACCTGTTTGCGAGTGTCATCTTTCTGTACGGGCGCGCACCCGCGTGTGCTGCGGTTGTGGTCATGGCGCTGGTAGGGTATAGGCTGCTGTTGTGCGATGTCCCTGTGCCGGGATTTGGGCTGCCGGGAATCGATGTGCCTCTGCTCGACCCGCGTGGGAACCTGACGGCGTGGCTGGATCGGAGGCTGGTGCCGGTCACGCATCTCTATCATCAGGGGTTTTACGATCCGGAGGGGCTGCTCAGCACACTGCCCGCAGTAGCAACGACGCTCTTTGGAACGCTGAGTGCCTTGTGGCTGCGCGGTGAAACTTCGGAGCGCCGAAAGGCTGTCTGGCTGCTGCTGTGCGGGGTCCTGCTGCTAGGCGGCGGCCTCGCGTGGGGACAAAGCTTTCCGCTGAACAAGCGCCTGTGGACGAGCTCGTTCGTATTGTTCAATGCGGGTCTGGACATCGTCTTGCTCGCAGCCCTGTATCGGGGAATTGATTGCCGCGGAGAGCGGGACTCACGGTTGCGGAAGAGCCTGGTGCCGTGGCTGGCGTTCGGCAGCAACGCGTTGACGGCGTATATCTTCAGCGAGGTGCTGGCGGTGTTGTTGAGCGCAATTCCTGTGGGGCATCAGGAGACGCTGCAGCAGTGGCTGTTCCGGTTGATCCCGCCGGGTCTGGGGTCTCCGGCGTTTCTTTCGCTGATCTATTCGTTGTTGTTTGTGGCGGTATGTTTTGTGCCGGTGCTGGGGCTGTACCGGCGCAAGATCTTCATCAAGCTCTAG
- a CDS encoding TonB-dependent receptor produces MNAPQKKMESSTHLIGRKSGKKLTVQYLLALFVFVLCLSATPALLAQGITGTITGTVVDSTGAAIPGATVTVKDLGTNAVHTVTTSDVGSYTVTQLPPGQYTVTVAKATFKSYKQSAITLSIDQVAQINAELTVGGTDQTVEVTSAGPTIQTEDSSVGSVIDSQAIQNTPLNGRLGINGLVALAPGVQGVGAQDQLDTRGVTAAIGTGGRNAYGGLGSTLDGVTNQEVTLQRGEGEVPSLDAIAEFKILTTGAPAEFNQPAQIIVVSASGTNKLHGGAFEFNRSKGMGAKSYFSGSQARPPYQRNEYGGNLSGPIFIPKLYNGRDRSFFFAAFEGFHLTQSYALSTQQPSLLERQGDFSEFLAGGACEQKVNGVLTPTIIINPATGLPFPGNVINTTLNPVDQQLLNILYPKPTTSGCGTNTFEEVQELSKSTRFSLRVDHKIGPNDQVRFTWLRAFYGPNATNGSDSLQGGNAQDGEHNSNFIAGYTHTFSSTLLLDVYGSYFHLPIYRTPQNYKTDFSSIIPGLGPELIEGAPQITITNIQSVSESGSKDLEQDGQIVGALTKVFAKHTVKIGASYLYDNHFNDSAESPQRGSFTFNGHYSGIAFADFLLGDPVSTGNATPNNYIVRNISAQYAGYVQDDWKPVPKLTINAGLRYDLQWFKPSPYGAESLYIPSLKEVVVFGKAYPSASIPAFINGAIPIALSSQVGLPNNVFSYLGQAKKNFAPRFGFAYEILPNTVIRGAAGLYFNLLASNYIDTAPFTTLPFVSSESYTNSTSGTPAFTMNNPFSATGKFTANPSVLTQPKTTTPYTEEYNLAVEHQFKRGLDVRVGYVGQHNLKQNNFGGPGTTTPNINLQNPPIVGVSVQSTNLVQPFSAITENIDPIFHSSMNSLQLGLHKQYSHGIAFGAEYQWTRVLGTENIENPSGATPNDSYGPVSGITPQVLALNYSYLLPFGRGQAFLSGSSNLVSKIVSGWQISGITDIQTGQPFSVTYSAPGSPAGQVSGRANIVPGVPLYPSKKTKAQWFNPAAFVAPPCYTTTGLSGTCATVYANAAGATTYATYGNSGYDMLRGPRFQNWDMNLQKNILFKERYNVQLRADSFNVFNHPNFATPNAAISNTSSVGTITGISGTPAYEQRTVEFAAKFSF; encoded by the coding sequence ATGAACGCACCTCAGAAAAAGATGGAGTCATCCACACACCTGATTGGCCGTAAGAGCGGCAAGAAGCTGACCGTCCAGTATCTGCTTGCGCTGTTCGTGTTTGTTCTCTGTCTTAGCGCGACGCCCGCGCTGTTGGCGCAGGGCATCACGGGAACGATCACCGGCACGGTGGTGGACTCGACGGGAGCGGCGATACCGGGGGCGACGGTCACGGTAAAGGACCTGGGGACGAACGCCGTCCACACCGTGACCACCTCCGACGTGGGGAGCTATACGGTGACTCAGCTGCCTCCAGGGCAGTACACCGTCACGGTCGCCAAGGCGACGTTCAAGTCGTATAAGCAGAGCGCGATCACGCTCTCGATCGACCAGGTGGCGCAGATCAACGCGGAGCTGACCGTCGGCGGAACCGACCAGACGGTCGAAGTCACGAGCGCGGGGCCGACGATCCAGACCGAAGACTCCTCGGTGGGTTCGGTCATCGACAGCCAGGCGATCCAGAACACGCCGCTCAATGGCCGCCTGGGAATTAACGGTCTGGTGGCGTTGGCACCCGGAGTCCAGGGCGTGGGTGCGCAGGACCAGCTCGATACGCGCGGAGTCACGGCGGCCATCGGGACGGGCGGAAGGAACGCTTACGGCGGCCTGGGTTCGACGCTCGATGGCGTCACCAACCAGGAGGTCACCCTGCAGCGTGGCGAGGGCGAAGTCCCCTCGCTTGACGCCATCGCTGAGTTCAAGATCCTCACCACCGGCGCACCGGCAGAGTTCAACCAGCCCGCTCAGATCATCGTCGTCAGCGCCAGCGGCACCAACAAGCTGCACGGCGGGGCCTTCGAGTTCAACCGGTCCAAGGGCATGGGTGCGAAGAGCTACTTCAGCGGATCGCAGGCGCGGCCGCCCTACCAGCGCAACGAGTACGGCGGGAACCTGAGCGGCCCCATCTTTATCCCCAAGCTCTACAACGGTCGTGACCGCAGCTTCTTCTTCGCCGCCTTCGAGGGGTTCCATCTCACCCAGTCCTATGCGCTCAGCACGCAGCAGCCCAGCCTGCTGGAGCGCCAGGGCGACTTCAGCGAGTTCCTCGCCGGCGGTGCCTGTGAGCAGAAGGTCAACGGCGTCCTCACCCCCACCATCATCATCAATCCGGCGACCGGGCTTCCCTTTCCGGGTAACGTCATCAATACGACGTTGAATCCCGTCGATCAGCAACTGCTGAACATCCTCTATCCCAAGCCAACCACCAGCGGCTGCGGCACCAACACCTTTGAAGAGGTGCAGGAGCTGAGCAAGTCCACGCGGTTTTCGCTGCGCGTCGACCACAAGATCGGCCCGAACGACCAGGTCCGCTTCACCTGGCTGCGAGCGTTCTACGGCCCAAACGCGACCAACGGATCGGACAGCCTGCAGGGCGGCAACGCGCAGGACGGCGAGCACAACAGCAACTTCATCGCCGGCTATACGCACACCTTCTCATCGACGCTGCTGCTCGACGTCTACGGTTCGTACTTCCACCTTCCCATCTACCGCACGCCTCAGAACTACAAGACCGACTTCTCTTCGATCATTCCCGGCCTCGGGCCGGAGCTAATCGAAGGCGCACCGCAGATCACAATCACGAACATCCAGAGCGTCTCCGAGTCGGGATCGAAAGACCTCGAACAGGACGGCCAGATCGTCGGTGCCCTCACCAAGGTCTTCGCCAAGCACACCGTCAAGATCGGCGCCTCCTACCTCTACGACAACCACTTCAACGACTCGGCGGAGAGCCCGCAACGCGGCTCGTTCACCTTCAACGGCCACTACTCCGGCATCGCGTTCGCCGACTTCCTCCTCGGCGATCCCGTCTCGACCGGCAACGCGACGCCGAACAACTACATTGTCCGCAACATCTCTGCCCAGTATGCGGGATATGTGCAGGACGACTGGAAGCCGGTTCCGAAGCTCACCATCAACGCCGGCCTGCGTTACGACCTGCAGTGGTTCAAGCCCAGCCCCTATGGTGCGGAGTCGCTCTACATTCCCTCGCTGAAGGAAGTAGTCGTCTTTGGCAAGGCCTATCCGTCGGCTTCGATTCCCGCCTTTATCAACGGTGCGATCCCGATCGCGCTCTCCTCGCAGGTTGGTCTGCCGAACAACGTCTTCAGCTACCTCGGCCAGGCGAAGAAGAACTTCGCCCCGCGCTTTGGCTTCGCCTATGAGATTCTGCCGAACACGGTCATCCGTGGCGCGGCTGGCCTCTACTTCAACCTGCTGGCGTCTAACTATATCGATACCGCACCCTTTACCACGCTCCCCTTTGTCAGCTCAGAGAGCTATACCAACTCGACGTCCGGCACTCCGGCCTTCACGATGAACAATCCCTTCTCGGCGACGGGCAAGTTCACCGCGAACCCTTCGGTCCTCACCCAGCCCAAGACGACTACCCCGTACACCGAGGAGTACAACCTTGCCGTGGAGCACCAGTTCAAGAGAGGGTTGGACGTCCGCGTTGGCTACGTCGGCCAGCACAACCTGAAGCAGAACAACTTCGGCGGCCCTGGAACGACGACGCCAAACATCAACCTGCAGAACCCGCCGATCGTTGGCGTGAGCGTCCAGAGCACGAACCTGGTGCAGCCGTTCTCCGCCATCACTGAGAACATCGACCCCATCTTCCACAGCTCGATGAACTCACTGCAACTCGGCCTGCATAAGCAGTACAGCCACGGCATCGCCTTCGGCGCGGAGTACCAGTGGACGCGTGTGCTCGGCACGGAGAACATTGAGAACCCGTCCGGTGCAACGCCGAACGACAGCTATGGACCGGTCTCCGGCATCACGCCTCAAGTGCTGGCACTCAACTACTCCTACCTGCTTCCGTTCGGCCGTGGACAGGCGTTTCTCTCCGGCTCCAGCAACCTGGTCAGCAAGATCGTCAGCGGATGGCAGATCTCCGGCATCACGGACATCCAGACCGGACAGCCCTTCTCGGTGACCTATTCCGCACCGGGCTCGCCGGCTGGTCAGGTAAGCGGCCGCGCGAACATCGTTCCTGGTGTGCCGCTCTATCCAAGCAAGAAGACCAAGGCACAGTGGTTCAACCCGGCGGCGTTCGTCGCGCCTCCGTGCTACACCACAACCGGGCTTAGCGGCACCTGCGCCACGGTCTACGCCAACGCCGCCGGGGCAACCACCTACGCCACCTACGGAAACTCCGGCTACGACATGCTGCGCGGACCCCGCTTCCAGAACTGGGACATGAACCTGCAGAAGAACATCCTGTTCAAGGAGCGGTACAACGTGCAGCTTCGGGCGGACTCGTTCAACGTCTTCAATCACCCGAACTTTGCCACCCCGAACGCCGCGATCAGCAACACGTCGAGCGTGGGTACGATCACCGGAATCTCCGGAACGCCCGCCTATGAACAGCGCACGGTGGAGTTCGCGGCGAAGTTCAGCTTCTAG
- a CDS encoding Lrp/AsnC family transcriptional regulator, with translation MDNGSVLDNIGRKILVELQKDPRATYAELGRRVGLSPSATAERVHRLEEAKIIRGYRIDIDPAALGYAVKAHIRMVCDGERYRQFTQFVKTLEAVRECDHVTGGDALMMKVLVSSIEELEQLIMKLLSYGVPTTSLVLSHTVVRHEFNLELEKPTPKRRRA, from the coding sequence ATGGACAATGGTTCTGTTCTCGACAACATCGGCCGCAAGATCCTGGTTGAACTCCAAAAAGATCCACGCGCTACGTACGCTGAACTTGGCCGGCGAGTTGGCCTTTCGCCCTCCGCGACGGCAGAGCGCGTTCACCGTCTTGAAGAGGCGAAGATCATTCGCGGCTATCGGATCGATATTGATCCCGCAGCTCTTGGGTACGCGGTGAAGGCGCATATCCGCATGGTGTGCGATGGCGAGCGCTATCGGCAGTTCACGCAGTTTGTGAAGACGCTTGAAGCGGTGCGCGAATGCGACCACGTGACCGGCGGTGACGCCCTGATGATGAAGGTGCTGGTCTCATCGATTGAAGAACTGGAGCAGCTCATCATGAAGCTCCTGAGCTACGGCGTACCGACGACGAGCCTTGTCCTCTCGCACACGGTGGTGCGCCACGAGTTCAATCTTGAGTTGGAGAAGCCGACTCCCAAGCGCCGCCGCGCCTAG
- a CDS encoding glycosyl hydrolase 115 family protein translates to MRIDRHRIPNLVRLFAVLLLLSPVLAAQPRLVGFSSRPGTFRLSASGHTATIFLSPEDAPALGTAVEAFADDVNRVTGNRPRIVSSLTGLSNADVVLVGTVAHLPQLPHLDTAAIAGQWESALTTTLDHPLPGIAHALVFAGSDRRGAAFALFTLSRQMGVSPWYWWADVPVAHRASIYISAHNVVQPSPSVQYRGIFLNDEDWGLRPWASAKIDSKLHAIGPNTYDRIFELLLRLHANSLWPAMHPGTLPFNAVPEDAILADKWGIVMGSSHSEALLRNNVGEWSEAAPPKGDGPWNYQLNRDAMIRYWDQRLQANGKYENFYTVGLRGVHDTGLEATGDDQVKARLVEQAIGDQRALLAHRVNPDLTQVPQVIWLYKESLQLFRAGMKVPPDVTLGWTDDNYGYIRQLPTVAEQQRPGGSGLYYHVSYWGFPHDYLWLCSTPPALMREELTKAFDHGVRRYWVLNVGDLKPAESDIDYFMQLAWDEPTVSRESQHDFLARWFAEQLPSVDSQELATLYDSYYHLNFIRKPEFMGFNGYNDGINRTAFNPLAFGDQNAIRFAAWQKLYDEAEALEQKLPAAARSSYFELVAYPVEAAAAMNQKFLSTDRTYLDAHDQSPTALATDTAKARASYERIQSLTAQYNDLQTGKWQGIMSAAPRDRHVFEMPATATMADAAKPLPSDWGKGDPNATISINATSFNRKVDGTLARWNVLPELGISEGGSVTYGSPGLLANQPTASLAPQPSLDYDFTTTVAGPATVTLHVLPTFPLDSDHAQRFAVSLDGAPASILDTGSTGEWHEDSAPVWAANVLRNSAILTIPVANLTAGRHTLRLLYLDPGVIFEHIVITLPNASPAYPVPGKTRASS, encoded by the coding sequence ATGCGCATCGACCGCCACCGCATCCCGAATCTGGTCCGTCTCTTTGCCGTTCTGCTGCTACTTTCTCCCGTCCTTGCCGCGCAACCTCGCCTTGTTGGCTTCAGCTCGCGCCCCGGCACCTTTCGTCTTTCCGCTTCAGGGCACACTGCCACCATCTTTCTGTCGCCGGAGGACGCACCCGCGCTCGGCACCGCGGTGGAAGCCTTCGCCGACGACGTGAACCGTGTCACTGGCAATCGTCCCCGCATCGTATCCTCTCTTACAGGTCTCAGCAACGCGGACGTGGTGCTCGTCGGCACTGTCGCGCACTTGCCCCAGCTCCCGCACCTCGACACTGCCGCTATCGCCGGCCAATGGGAGTCCGCCCTCACCACCACACTCGACCACCCGCTCCCAGGCATCGCCCACGCACTCGTCTTTGCTGGCAGCGACCGGCGCGGCGCGGCCTTCGCCCTCTTTACACTCTCGCGCCAGATGGGCGTCTCTCCGTGGTACTGGTGGGCAGACGTGCCGGTCGCGCATCGCGCCTCCATCTACATCTCCGCCCATAACGTCGTGCAGCCTTCGCCCTCCGTCCAGTATCGCGGCATCTTCCTCAATGACGAAGATTGGGGACTGCGTCCCTGGGCCTCCGCGAAGATAGACTCTAAACTCCATGCCATCGGACCGAACACCTACGACCGCATCTTCGAACTTCTGCTCCGACTGCACGCCAACTCGCTATGGCCGGCCATGCACCCCGGCACGCTGCCGTTCAACGCTGTGCCGGAAGACGCAATCCTCGCGGACAAGTGGGGCATCGTCATGGGCTCCTCGCACTCCGAGGCACTTCTGCGCAACAACGTCGGCGAGTGGTCCGAGGCTGCGCCACCCAAAGGCGACGGGCCCTGGAACTACCAGCTCAATCGCGACGCCATGATCCGCTACTGGGACCAGCGCCTCCAGGCCAATGGCAAGTACGAGAACTTCTACACCGTCGGACTGCGCGGCGTTCACGACACCGGCCTCGAAGCCACCGGCGACGACCAGGTCAAGGCCCGCCTCGTCGAGCAGGCCATCGGCGACCAGCGCGCTCTCCTCGCGCATCGCGTCAACCCCGACCTCACCCAAGTCCCTCAGGTCATCTGGCTCTACAAAGAGTCCCTCCAGCTCTTCCGCGCCGGCATGAAGGTCCCGCCTGACGTCACCCTTGGCTGGACCGACGACAACTACGGCTACATCCGCCAGCTCCCGACCGTGGCCGAACAACAACGTCCCGGTGGATCCGGTCTCTACTACCACGTCTCCTACTGGGGCTTTCCCCACGACTACCTCTGGCTCTGCTCCACCCCGCCAGCCTTGATGCGCGAAGAGCTCACCAAGGCCTTCGACCACGGCGTTCGCCGCTACTGGGTCCTCAACGTCGGCGACCTCAAACCAGCCGAGTCCGACATCGACTACTTCATGCAGCTCGCCTGGGATGAACCGACCGTCTCCCGCGAATCCCAGCACGACTTCCTCGCACGCTGGTTCGCCGAGCAGCTTCCGTCCGTAGACTCCCAAGAACTCGCCACACTCTACGACAGCTACTACCATCTCAACTTCATCCGTAAACCCGAGTTCATGGGCTTCAACGGCTACAACGACGGCATCAATCGCACCGCGTTCAATCCGCTGGCCTTCGGCGACCAAAACGCAATCCGGTTCGCCGCGTGGCAGAAGCTTTACGACGAAGCCGAGGCCCTCGAGCAGAAGCTCCCTGCCGCCGCGCGATCGTCCTACTTTGAACTCGTAGCCTACCCTGTCGAAGCTGCGGCGGCGATGAACCAGAAGTTCCTATCTACGGATAGAACCTATCTCGACGCCCACGACCAAAGCCCGACCGCTCTAGCCACCGACACCGCCAAGGCCCGTGCTTCCTACGAACGCATACAGAGTTTGACCGCGCAATACAACGACCTCCAAACGGGCAAATGGCAGGGCATAATGTCCGCCGCTCCCCGTGATCGCCACGTCTTCGAGATGCCCGCCACCGCGACCATGGCGGACGCAGCCAAACCGCTGCCCTCAGACTGGGGCAAGGGCGACCCCAATGCCACCATCTCCATCAATGCGACCAGTTTCAACCGCAAGGTCGATGGAACACTTGCCCGCTGGAATGTACTCCCCGAGTTAGGCATCTCTGAAGGCGGCTCCGTTACCTATGGTTCTCCCGGCCTGCTCGCGAACCAACCCACCGCGAGCCTCGCCCCGCAGCCCTCACTCGACTACGACTTCACCACCACCGTTGCCGGACCAGCCACGGTCACCCTTCACGTCCTGCCCACGTTCCCTCTGGACTCAGACCATGCTCAGCGCTTCGCCGTCAGCCTCGACGGTGCCCCAGCCTCCATCCTCGACACCGGTAGCACCGGCGAGTGGCATGAAGACTCCGCCCCCGTCTGGGCCGCCAACGTACTCCGCAACTCCGCCATCCTAACAATACCTGTCGCCAACCTTACCGCCGGTCGCCACACCCTGCGCCTTCTCTACCTCGACCCTGGCGTTATATTCGAGCATATTGTCATCACGCTGCCCAATGCGTCGCCGGCCTATCCCGTCCCCGGCAAGACTCGCGCATCTTCGTGA
- a CDS encoding HutD/Ves family protein — MEIQAPIAIDSVASIPWKNGGGTTRQLAVAPAAAGANDFLWRISIAQIDAPGEFSTFPGVDRTILLWRGDGVTLRSPAWPDHRLDEERVPFFFRGEEDVSCDLFGGPTQDLNLMVRRGKVGATFEIIKEARYLVPTCDDFFLLCSQGSAQLATLTREEGLDIQAGQYLRASKVGERQAFVLANSGALLVGIAVRILK; from the coding sequence ATGGAGATTCAAGCGCCCATTGCGATCGACAGCGTGGCCTCCATCCCGTGGAAGAACGGTGGAGGCACCACGCGACAGCTTGCCGTTGCGCCCGCGGCGGCCGGGGCAAACGACTTTTTGTGGCGGATCAGCATCGCGCAGATTGATGCGCCGGGAGAGTTCTCTACGTTTCCGGGGGTTGATCGCACGATCCTGCTCTGGCGCGGAGATGGTGTCACGCTTCGCTCCCCAGCTTGGCCGGATCATCGGCTCGACGAAGAGCGTGTGCCTTTCTTCTTTCGTGGTGAGGAAGACGTGTCTTGCGATTTGTTTGGCGGCCCTACGCAGGATCTGAACCTGATGGTGAGGCGCGGCAAGGTCGGTGCGACCTTCGAGATCATCAAGGAAGCGCGATACCTTGTGCCGACCTGTGATGACTTCTTTCTCCTCTGCTCACAGGGAAGCGCGCAGTTGGCAACGCTGACCCGTGAAGAGGGTCTCGACATTCAAGCCGGTCAATACCTGCGGGCTTCGAAGGTCGGAGAGAGGCAAGCATTCGTTCTAGCAAACAGCGGAGCGTTGCTCGTGGGCATCGCCGTTCGCATCTTGAAGTAG
- a CDS encoding GH92 family glycosyl hydrolase: MSPLQGSSAAAQVAKSPQSLADQVNEMIGTAAEGQTYPSTGVPFAMTEWTPQTRAGEDKCVSPYYIVDKQIQGFRGSHFLSGSCAQDYGSFTLMPLKDAAKLGAAQWGAGFPRQSELARPYKYSVDLDSGIHAEITGTQRAGIMRFRYPAGQTVGFLGLEGNLRLGHGTVQIDVKRQEITGENPVHRIYAGDGQPAGFSGWVVVRFDRPFEVGGTWAGANRADGKTEQVADAMPLGAFVSFALPKDGLVRVRIGTSFVSLEEARKNLEEEIPGWDFDGVAAKAHAAWDKALGGVEVAGNSPDKVTFYTAMYHAMLLPRTFSDVSGTYPKFADGKAIERAEGFIYYCDFSAWDTFRGVHPLFTILEPKRDLDMVKSLIAKGEQGGNLPIFPAWNSYTTEMTGDHTTAIITDAYVKGIRGFDTAAAYRLMRKNALEKPEFELYKNGRGRRALDSYMKYGYIPLEDKVPYAFHANEQVSRTLDYAYDDFEVSVMAKALGHSDDAALFAKRSEDWRNVIDPAVGFARGRHSDGSWVTPFDPAAKASYITESTPFVFTFFVLHDVPGLIGFLGGPKPFEAKLDALFAKALYDHGNEPSHHIAYLYNEAGVPSKTQSHVHEIMTTLYHNAPNGLAGNDDAGQMSAWYVLSAMGFYPVTPGTPRYEIGTPHFDEMVLHPENGKPLHIMAKGAEAGAFYVRSVTWNGVRLDRSYLLHQEIVGGGNLVFEMSKEPIAAK; this comes from the coding sequence TTGAGTCCACTGCAGGGCAGCTCTGCTGCGGCACAGGTGGCGAAATCGCCACAATCGCTGGCCGATCAGGTCAACGAGATGATCGGTACGGCGGCAGAAGGGCAGACGTACCCTTCGACCGGTGTGCCGTTCGCCATGACGGAGTGGACGCCCCAGACGCGGGCAGGGGAAGACAAGTGCGTCTCGCCGTATTACATCGTGGACAAGCAGATTCAGGGGTTTCGCGGCAGCCACTTCTTGTCCGGTTCCTGCGCCCAGGACTACGGCAGCTTTACCTTGATGCCGCTCAAGGATGCAGCGAAGCTGGGTGCCGCACAGTGGGGGGCAGGCTTCCCGCGTCAGAGCGAGCTAGCACGGCCCTACAAGTACAGTGTGGATCTGGATAGCGGGATCCATGCGGAGATAACCGGTACTCAGCGGGCGGGGATCATGCGGTTTCGGTATCCGGCGGGGCAGACGGTCGGGTTTCTTGGATTGGAAGGCAACCTCCGGCTGGGGCATGGGACAGTCCAGATCGACGTCAAACGCCAGGAGATTACTGGCGAGAATCCAGTTCACCGGATCTATGCCGGGGATGGACAGCCAGCGGGATTTTCAGGGTGGGTCGTGGTGCGGTTCGACCGTCCGTTTGAAGTAGGCGGGACTTGGGCCGGGGCAAATCGGGCCGACGGAAAAACGGAGCAGGTTGCGGACGCCATGCCGCTAGGTGCCTTTGTTTCCTTCGCGTTGCCGAAGGACGGCTTGGTGCGGGTTCGGATCGGGACATCCTTTGTGAGCCTGGAGGAAGCGCGAAAGAACCTTGAGGAGGAAATCCCCGGCTGGGACTTCGACGGTGTGGCCGCGAAGGCCCATGCGGCCTGGGACAAGGCACTGGGCGGGGTCGAGGTGGCGGGGAACTCGCCCGACAAGGTCACGTTTTACACGGCGATGTATCACGCGATGCTGCTGCCAAGGACATTCTCCGATGTGAGTGGAACGTATCCGAAGTTTGCCGACGGAAAGGCGATCGAGCGGGCGGAGGGGTTCATCTACTACTGCGACTTCTCGGCGTGGGACACCTTCCGCGGGGTGCATCCACTGTTTACGATCCTCGAGCCGAAGCGCGACCTGGACATGGTGAAGTCGCTGATCGCGAAGGGCGAGCAGGGCGGAAACTTGCCCATCTTTCCAGCATGGAACAGCTACACGACCGAGATGACCGGCGACCATACGACCGCGATCATTACCGACGCCTATGTGAAGGGAATTCGCGGGTTCGATACCGCTGCCGCCTATAGGCTGATGCGCAAGAATGCGCTGGAAAAGCCGGAGTTCGAGTTGTACAAGAACGGCCGCGGACGGCGGGCGCTGGATTCCTACATGAAATACGGATACATCCCGCTGGAGGACAAGGTACCCTACGCCTTCCATGCGAACGAGCAGGTATCGCGAACGCTGGACTACGCCTACGACGACTTCGAGGTGAGTGTGATGGCGAAGGCGCTGGGACACTCCGACGACGCAGCCCTATTTGCGAAACGATCAGAAGATTGGCGCAATGTGATCGATCCGGCGGTGGGATTCGCGCGCGGCAGACACTCCGATGGAAGCTGGGTGACTCCGTTCGATCCGGCGGCGAAGGCGAGCTACATCACGGAGTCCACCCCGTTCGTCTTTACCTTCTTCGTCCTGCATGACGTGCCCGGCTTGATCGGCTTTCTGGGCGGCCCGAAGCCGTTTGAGGCGAAACTCGATGCGCTCTTTGCCAAGGCTCTCTACGACCATGGCAACGAGCCAAGCCACCACATTGCCTATCTGTACAACGAAGCCGGTGTGCCGTCGAAGACGCAGAGCCATGTCCACGAGATCATGACGACGCTCTATCACAATGCTCCAAACGGTCTGGCTGGCAACGATGACGCAGGACAGATGTCGGCCTGGTATGTGCTCTCGGCGATGGGCTTCTATCCCGTGACTCCGGGAACTCCGCGGTACGAGATTGGGACGCCGCACTTCGATGAGATGGTGCTGCATCCGGAGAATGGCAAGCCGCTGCACATCATGGCGAAGGGCGCGGAGGCCGGAGCGTTCTATGTCAGGTCTGTGACATGGAACGGCGTGCGGCTGGATCGAAGCTACTTGCTGCATCAGGAGATTGTGGGCGGAGGCAATCTGGTCTTCGAGATGAGTAAAGAACCCATTGCCGCAAAGTGA